In Ferviditalea candida, the genomic window CGTTATCGATGAAAGCAAGGAAACTGCCCGCTTAAGCATGCAAATCGACGATGCCGGAAATCTCGATAAACAGGCCGTTCTGTCGGTTATCGATACATTGAAACACTTCAAAATGCTCTGCCAAGCCAACCGGACGGCCAAAATCAGGGCGGTTGCCACAGCCGCAATACGCTCTGCTGCGAATTCGTCGGAAATTCTCCGGATGATCGAAGAAAAAACAGGTTTATCAATTGAACTGTTGTCGGGAGAAGAGGAAGCCAGGCTTGGATTTTTGGGGATGATCAACACGATTGACATCAAAGACGGATTTCTTGTTGATATCGGAGGCGGGAGTACGGAGCTCACCTTGTTCAAAAAACGCGGCATCGTCCGATCCGTATCGATCCCTTTCGGCGCGGTTAATACAACCAAGCGGTTCAGCCAAGACGGCCTTGTCCATCCGGAGCAGCAAAAACAGCTGCAGGAAACGATCGAGCTCGCTTTAAAAGACCATCCCTGGATTGTCGAGCATTCCGGTCTGCCATTGGTCGGTGTCGGCGGCACTGTGCGAAGCATCTGCAAAATGGACCAAAAGATGAAAAAATATTCCTACGATCATATGCACAATTACAATATGGCGCCCAAAGATATCGCGTATCTGCAAAATTTGCTTCCACCCATGCCGCTTGACCAAAGAAAAAGAGTGGAGGGGCTGAAAAAAGAACGGGTAGACATTATCGGCCCGGGCATCATTATCTTGAACGCCGTGCTCAAGATTTGCGAAGCTCCCGCTTTTATCGTCAGCGGCGCCGGTCTTCGCGACGGCATCATGTATGAAACGCTTTATCCCGACCGGCCGAAGGTGGAGGATGTTCTGGAGCACAGCCTGCGCAATTTGCTGGCGCTGCATCCGTCCGTTCCGGCTGCCCATGTCGAACAGGTCAACCGGATTGCCCTGACGCTGTTTGATCATCTTCAGGATGTTCACTGCCTTAATGACCGTTTCCGCAAATATTTGTACGCCGCTTCACTTTTATACCGTATCGGAATTACGATCAATTATTACGATTACCACAAGCACACCTTTTATTTAATGGCCCACTCCCGGCTGGACGGGCTCAACCACCGGGAAATCCTGATCTGCGCGATGATCGCTTCCTTCAAAAGCAAGAGCGGAGTCCGCCGTCTATACAGCCTATTCAAGGACATCCTGACGGAACCCGATTTCAATTACATTGTCTTACTGGGCACCTTGCTTCAGCTGGCGCGGGCACTCGATCGCAGCGAGACGCAGCCGGTCGTTCATTTGGAAGCCGCGAAAAAAAATGAAGTGCTGGAGCTGCGCATTCAAGCACGGCATAGCCCCGCTGTTGAAATGAGAGAAATCGCGTCCCTATCGTCACTTTTCAAAAAGGAATGGGGAGTCGTCCCAAAAATCACGCTGTCATGAAAATTTCTTATTTAAAGAGCGTGTTCAAAAAGGTCGGTCGCTGCGAAAAAGGGGTATGCCTCCGGTCGCTCTTGAAATCGTAAAATAGAATTAAATTTAGTCGGTTATTTTACGATTTCAAAGGCGAACGCTTCGCTCCTCCAACACACCCCTTTTTCTTCGCTAGCCTTTTTGAACACGCTCTAAAAAAACTCCGGAGCTTTTTTCCAGCCGGCAATTTCCATGAATTTAAACTGGCTTCTGTACTCGGGAAGATCATTTTTGACAGAAGAATAAAGGCCGCTTGACTGCAGTTGTCTCGCTTTCACGTTATCCTGCAGGCTGATTTGGAGAATATTGATCAGCATTCCGCGAAGCCTTGGATCGTACACCGGACACATCAGCTCGATTCTGCGCGTCAGATTGCGGGTCATCCAATCCGCGCTGGACAACCAGACCTCGGGCTTGCCCTCGTTCTCAAAGTAAAAAATCCGCGAATGCTCCAGAAAACGGTCCACAATGCTGATCACCCTGATGTTGTCGCTTAATCCCGGGACACCCGGCTTCAGACAGCAGACGCCTCTGATGATCAGATCAATTTTTACCCCGGCCTGTGAAGCGGCATATAATTCATCGACCATCCACTGATTGGACAGCGAGTTCATCTTGGCAATGATCCTGGCCGGCTTGCCTTCGGCAGCGGCTGACTTCTCCCTGCGAATACGTTCGAACAGCCTGTCCTTCAGACTCAGGGGCGCGACGGCGAACGCTTTCCAATCATAAGGGGACGAATACCCGGTGATTTCATTGAACAGGGCGGACGCGTCTTCGCCGATATCGGGATTGGAAGTGAACAAGCCTAAATCGGTATACAGCTTGGCTGTGTTATCGTTGTAATTGCCTGTGCCGACGTGCACATAGCGACGCAGCGAATTGTTCTCCTGGCGGACCACCAGCATGATTTTGGCATGGGTTTTGAGGCCGACCAAGCCGTACACAACGTGGCATCCGGCTTTCTCCAGCTTTTTGGCCCACGCAATGTTCCTCTCCTCGTCAAAACGCGCCTTCAGCTCCACAACCACTGTCACCTGCTTGCCTTCCTCCGCGGCCTCCGCCAGCGACTGGATGAGCCGGGAGTTTCCGCTTACCCGATAAAGCGTCATTTTGATCGCCATGACGTCGGGATCATGAGCGGCCTGCTCCAAAAAATCGGTTACCGCCTCAAACGACTCGTAAGGATGATGGACCAGAACATCCCGCTGTCTCAAGACCTCGAACAAATCGTCCGCATCATCGAATTCCCTCGGATACACCGGGAGGTGCTTCGGATAACGCAGGGCATCGAAATCCGGCAACGCCGCCGAAAACTTCATCAAAAAGCTGAGGTCCAGCGGACCGCTGATTTCCACCACATTATCCGTAATTTCGAACTCTTCCTTCAACAATTCCAGCGAATACGGATGTATCCCTTTCTCGACTTCCAATCGGACGGGCATTCCCCATTTTCGGTTGCGCAGTTCCTTCTCAATTTCCTCGAGAAGGTCCTCCGCGCCTTCCTCATTCAGTGTCAAATCGGCATTGCGGGTCAGCCGGAAGGCATGCACCGCGGTCGGGGTGTAGCCGCTGAACAGGGAACCGATTTGCCGTTCGATGATTTGCTCCAACAGCAGAAATTCTTTCTTCTTGCTGTTGGAACGCGTCGGGATCTGGACAAAGCGGGGCAGAATGGAGGGCACCTGGACGATCGCAAAATAGGGCTCATCCTCCTTCCTGTCGGCATCCTTCTTCAGCAGAATCGCCAAATACACGCCCAGCGTATGCACGAGCGGAAACGGCCGGCTCTGGTCCACCGCCATCGGTGTCAAAACGGGAAAAATAATTTCGTTATAATAATTTTCCATTTGCCGCTGCTGCGTGGAATTGAGTTCATCGTAATCGACAAAGTGGATTCCTTCCCTCGCCAATTCACGGATCACCTCTTTGTGGATCGCATATTGCTTGGCTACCATATGCTTCGTTTTCTTGACGATTCTGGAAAAAAGTTTTTCAGGCGTGTATCCGGAAAAATCGACTTTATTGAACCCGGCTTTGATTTGATCCTTGACGCCTGCCACTCTCACGCTCATGAATTCATCCAGATTACTCGACACAATGGAAAGAAATTTGACCCGCTCCAGAAGCGGCGTTTTCAGATCCCGCGCTTCTTCCATGACGCGGTAATTAAATTCGATCCAGCTCAAATCGCGATTAATGTAAATGGACTTGGGCACATGATGCCGGGACGCTTGTTTTTCCACC contains:
- a CDS encoding Ppx/GppA phosphatase family protein produces the protein MKNQRIGIMDIGSNSIRLAIFEQTEFGAHRVIDESKETARLSMQIDDAGNLDKQAVLSVIDTLKHFKMLCQANRTAKIRAVATAAIRSAANSSEILRMIEEKTGLSIELLSGEEEARLGFLGMINTIDIKDGFLVDIGGGSTELTLFKKRGIVRSVSIPFGAVNTTKRFSQDGLVHPEQQKQLQETIELALKDHPWIVEHSGLPLVGVGGTVRSICKMDQKMKKYSYDHMHNYNMAPKDIAYLQNLLPPMPLDQRKRVEGLKKERVDIIGPGIIILNAVLKICEAPAFIVSGAGLRDGIMYETLYPDRPKVEDVLEHSLRNLLALHPSVPAAHVEQVNRIALTLFDHLQDVHCLNDRFRKYLYAASLLYRIGITINYYDYHKHTFYLMAHSRLDGLNHREILICAMIASFKSKSGVRRLYSLFKDILTEPDFNYIVLLGTLLQLARALDRSETQPVVHLEAAKKNEVLELRIQARHSPAVEMREIASLSSLFKKEWGVVPKITLS
- a CDS encoding RNA degradosome polyphosphate kinase, translated to MEKQASRHHVPKSIYINRDLSWIEFNYRVMEEARDLKTPLLERVKFLSIVSSNLDEFMSVRVAGVKDQIKAGFNKVDFSGYTPEKLFSRIVKKTKHMVAKQYAIHKEVIRELAREGIHFVDYDELNSTQQRQMENYYNEIIFPVLTPMAVDQSRPFPLVHTLGVYLAILLKKDADRKEDEPYFAIVQVPSILPRFVQIPTRSNSKKKEFLLLEQIIERQIGSLFSGYTPTAVHAFRLTRNADLTLNEEGAEDLLEEIEKELRNRKWGMPVRLEVEKGIHPYSLELLKEEFEITDNVVEISGPLDLSFLMKFSAALPDFDALRYPKHLPVYPREFDDADDLFEVLRQRDVLVHHPYESFEAVTDFLEQAAHDPDVMAIKMTLYRVSGNSRLIQSLAEAAEEGKQVTVVVELKARFDEERNIAWAKKLEKAGCHVVYGLVGLKTHAKIMLVVRQENNSLRRYVHVGTGNYNDNTAKLYTDLGLFTSNPDIGEDASALFNEITGYSSPYDWKAFAVAPLSLKDRLFERIRREKSAAAEGKPARIIAKMNSLSNQWMVDELYAASQAGVKIDLIIRGVCCLKPGVPGLSDNIRVISIVDRFLEHSRIFYFENEGKPEVWLSSADWMTRNLTRRIELMCPVYDPRLRGMLINILQISLQDNVKARQLQSSGLYSSVKNDLPEYRSQFKFMEIAGWKKAPEFF